A window of the Vibrio ostreae genome harbors these coding sequences:
- the metA gene encoding homoserine O-acetyltransferase MetA, producing MPIKIPDQLPATDVLRTENIFVMSETRASTQGIRPLKVLILNLMPKKIETETQFLRLLSNSPLQVDIELLRIDDRPSKNTPEEHLNEFYRQFELVRHRNFDGLIITGAPLGLVQFEDVVYWDHLQQIMKWAKEHVTSTLYVCWAAQAGLKLLYNLPKQTREEKLSGVYVHENLQPYHPLLRGFDDTFLAPHSRYADFAPGYLETHTDLDILATSDVAGVYLASTKDKRNVFVTGHPEYDALTLHNEYIRDLGAGLEPVMPVNYYPNDDVDNPPRASWRSHGHLLFANWLNYCVYQQTPYDLEHFSEDKFTKDD from the coding sequence GTGCCGATTAAGATCCCCGATCAACTGCCTGCAACTGATGTTTTACGTACTGAGAATATCTTCGTCATGTCGGAAACCCGCGCATCGACCCAGGGTATTCGTCCGCTGAAGGTTCTGATTCTTAACCTGATGCCAAAAAAAATTGAAACCGAAACTCAGTTCCTGCGTCTGTTATCAAATTCACCGCTTCAGGTGGATATTGAACTGCTGCGTATCGATGATCGCCCAAGCAAGAACACACCAGAAGAGCACTTAAACGAATTTTATCGCCAGTTTGAACTGGTCAGACACCGTAACTTCGATGGTCTGATCATTACTGGTGCGCCTTTAGGTTTAGTGCAATTTGAAGATGTCGTCTACTGGGATCACCTGCAGCAGATTATGAAATGGGCCAAAGAGCATGTGACCTCAACACTTTATGTGTGTTGGGCAGCACAAGCCGGCCTGAAATTGTTGTATAACCTGCCCAAACAGACACGTGAAGAGAAACTGTCCGGGGTTTATGTGCATGAAAACCTGCAGCCGTACCATCCGCTGCTGCGTGGTTTCGATGATACCTTCCTGGCACCGCATTCACGTTATGCCGATTTTGCGCCTGGTTATCTGGAAACTCATACCGACCTGGATATTCTTGCGACATCTGATGTCGCAGGCGTTTACCTTGCATCGACTAAAGATAAACGTAACGTGTTTGTGACTGGTCATCCGGAGTACGACGCACTGACCCTGCATAACGAGTACATTCGTGATCTGGGTGCGGGCCTGGAACCGGTCATGCCGGTGAACTATTATCCGAATGATGATGTTGATAACCCCCCACGTGCCAGTTGGCGTAGTCACGGACACTTGTTGTTCGCTAACTGGCTGAACTACTGCGTTTATCAGCAAACACCGTACGATCTGGAGCATTTCAGCGAAGATAAGTTCACCAAAGACGATTAA